GGTCACGTATGACCCAGCAGCTGGTCAAAGGTCATACCAGAGACGACCATTTGACAAACCAGCGGGCTGAGGAGAAGAAATGGCTAAGAAAAACGCTCATACTCACCTCCCTCACAGTACCCCAATGTTCGGAAGAAAAGGTAATTTCAGCCTATGGTTTGAGGACTAGTTCTCACCATGCGTTACGTCATACCGTGCAGGCATTGGTTGAAACGAGCCCTCGTGCTCTTGATTGGCCAGCTAGGAGGGGATTCCCCTTCCTCATGAAATAGTCAGGTCAGCTGAGTCAGGTAGGGGACGCCCGGGTTCTAAATTAAGGGGCATGACTTTGGGGAAAACGGCTATGGCTTCCATATGATCTCCAAGAAATGTTCAGATGGTCCAATTCAATGATTTCATAAAGTATACAATGACACATCTTACACGAATTCAACATGATCGACCAGTCTCTACCATTCTTTTTTAATAGTCCAAGTAGATCTAtgggtggcaaagaccgtatccaaagggcaaacaAGATTGCgagactacgctggctatagggagaatatttgcccgGGGACTGAGTTTGGCTAATCTCCACGAAAACATAATTTAACCCATGATGAcagacacccacccacacacccaGCGAAGTATATTCGTGCAAGTCTACACCGGACCACAGTTGATCTTTGAGCTCAAAGTTCAATGGTTGTCGATAACATCACGGGACACGCCAGTCTCGTGACTCATTTGAAATACACAGGCGTCATTAAAAATCCACGACCTACTCCCTAACTAGAAACTTCTAGATTTAGAGAGTCTGTCACGGAACACGATAGTGACCAGCCAGTCTCATGAGTTCGGTTGTTATctcttatctccatgaaaaatggagatattgttttgggtgtgtctgtctgtttgtctgtctgtctatttgtgtttccggactactctagtcagcataactcaagagcctcttgatggattatgatgatatttcgCATGTGGGCGGGTGATGTGAAGCCGAAAatcaagatcgattttgggccccctggtatgtgaccttggtactgcagcagaacttcagattttgtatcttttggcctggacgtgctgtggtcttgattttgggtggcagatagtttgtgatgtaataaagaagtggtataggtttgggccccctagcagcttcctctggaactgcaggggcgtttttgtgaaaatcttcttaggagaataactgaacaaaggaacgacggattcccttgatatttagtatgcatgtagcttagatagagatgtacacattgaactgcaaattatgctaatttggtcttaatttgcatagctaatgagcaaaatctatatttgcagtgttttccattataagactcaaatacatgtaacgtatgtagttcaTGAAAAGTGGATcataaacagataccaattatgcaaataaattcctaatctgcataattaatgcaaaacaccatatctcatctaattggaaaattataggactgtcaatatgatacttagtatgcaggtaactTTGACAGAggtatacataatgaagtgtaaattatgctaattgtgacttaatttgcatagctaatgaggaaaatctatatttgcagtgttttttattatcagactcaaatacatgtaacatgtagtttatggaaagtggagcatcaacagataccaattatgcaaatgaattcctactttgcataattaatgcaaaaacaccatcattcatctaattggaaaattataggaccgtcaatattgcaacatgtgtaagttagataaaactgtttatgaccaagcatatattatgcaaatgtgtaggtcatttgcatgaatagaattgttcatggagatatgaggtcgtggaactcttgtttattcaGTGGTTTATTGGAACCGACCACTCACTCGCAGCCTTACCTTATGACATCGTAAacaccgaaggaaagcgggtcattaacgttattattatcatacagCCATTACACGCTCCCTCCGCAGCGTCCTAATAAACAGCACTATTCCAACACTGAATGCGTGTACGAGTCTTTTCTGGAATACATTATACGCATGAGCGCCAAGTGGCGCGGCGCCTGGGTTCGTCGCACAGACGGTCCTGGGAAAGAGATCGTATTTTCCGCCAATAGCATGCTGGGAGAAGCAAACTGTCCTGGGAACGTGTTGATTATTGGCGGGAAtgccaaactcccttccgtAGCAAACTACCTTCCGTGGCTAaatcccttccgtgacataactcccctttgTGACGGGGTATCTAAACAGCGCCAACAGtaaggtactttgtaaatcttcgTTTCTCAGaacgtatcaccattgtacagcattttaccccccaaaatcgtcaacttgcgtcttgttttaggccgtgctagttagaagaaataacggttaaGGAAGATCGCCCATTCTGGCGTACTAATTCTGGCGTGCACACATAACTATTCTGAGGATCtgtcaagaacaaacaaaacaaaagaaaacagacagctgtgaattctagaaagtttattttgttgagcttgatctgacataaatttatttctaagcccacgatttaaacctatggcttctccggggcgctgggtacgagcgtgcaTAAGTACTGTAATCTTACACATCTTGGAGAATTTGTCAAGTCATAACTCAAGTTGAAAGTATAACAGGCCTACTTCTAGTATATCCAGATCCCTCAGTAAAAATACAATCGTGATCAACGTCCTTGAATTCtgttaactagagttccacgacctcatacctatgccaaatgattttaacctttatgactgaggTCTTATGAGTGTATCTCCTCGATTATAAATCGTACAAGTTAATCATCttttccacccaaataacagaagttgtccaaagtatgagcttaaggTAACTTttgatttatcatcaattatgcaaatgagatccttattagcataatctaaTTCAACgacattcacattcacataaatttcaaatgccacaagtatgaaattttaccagtatggaattactttagtttctcattaattatgcaaattaggtcttcatttgcatattttttatcaatCAACATTACTCTCTTatttagttacaaatgtcacatattggaatagtcatatcatggaacgcagCGAGTTGTTGACATTTcctctttaattatgcaaattagaatctgatttgcatacatAAATTTTAAATACATAAGATATAACTGTATTAGCCTGACGAATTAGCGCACCTAGCGGTCCTTCCATTTTTGGAGCGCCTCCCCCAAACTTTATTCATTACACACATTTTACacacatttcttcatcaaaGGTACATAGGCAGAGAGAACACAACTGCGTTCCCTCTGAATTGTGTACCATTTGTTACAGatttcattaaaatcattaccAATGTACAAAGACAAATACAGAGCTGTTAAAAAAATTCACTGCACtacttcaagtcaagtcaagtcaaacggAAAACTGAATGTTCAGGACCCGGAAGGTAAGTTGTTGTACAGTCTGATGGCGCAATGTAGGAAGGATTGCTGCAGTCTCTTAGTTCTGGCATAGGGAACAGTGATGTTGTGACTGTTCCTTAGTGTTCTTCCTGTGGCAGAGTGTCTTAGAGCAGGCACCAGGTCGTGCAAAGGATGGTCAGTTCTCAGCATGGCCTTGAACAGAGTCACAGCAGCGGCTTCTCTTCTCTCCTTCAGGGAGGGAAGGTCTGGAATGGAGCGCCTGCCACCGCGCGAGATAATCCGGAGGGCGCGCCTCTGCACTCTCTCTATACTGGCTGCCAGCTCCTCACTGCAACCAACCAAAAGGACGTGCCCGTACTCTAGAACCGGGCGTATGAGACTCAGGTACACTTGGATAAGGTCATCGACACTCATGCCCTGCTTTGCTAGCAGACGGAGGTAGTGAAGCCTACTCGATGCCTTTGACACCATAGACATCATATGGTCACGCCAGGAAAGTTTGTCATCAAAGATGAAACCGAGCCCTTTGGCGACTCTGGTGATTGGCACAGGTTCGCCCCCGAGAGACAGAGGCGACAGTACAGGTGGGTGTCTGGTAAAGCAGATCAGCAGCGACTGACTTTTCTTGCCGTTCAAGAGCATGTCGTTGCGGTCGGCCCAGTTGTCCAGCTGCGTCGCTTCCTCTGTCATAGCATTGTCACTGTCGGCGTTCTCGACGGAAACTGATCTTGACAAGCCCACGTCGTCTGCATAACCCACGTCTAAAGTGTTACTGTGGACTGTGGCGCGAGAGCTcatgaacagaagaaaaagataaGGCGACAACACTCCACCTTGCGGAACTCCTGACGTAAGATGCCGCCAACTACTGAGCTTGCTGTTGACAGCCACGCGCTGACTGCGACCCTGCAGGTAGTTATACAGCCAAGCTACCATACGTGGATTGGCCACAACGTCATTCACCCGCTGTAGTAGAATGGAGTGGTTCACCCTATCGAACGCCTTGCTCATGCCAAGACAGGATAACATGAATTATGACTTATCTAGGCCATCgacgaaaacaaaacaagtttgcAAGGTGAATATTTTGTTTATTATCATGCTTGATATAATTGGATAGACAAATAATCACATGGTAACTTATATTCTTTACTGTATTCTATCTGATATGAAACTTCAATGATTGATGTATCAGCAAATCAACGACTTATTTGTAAGTTTTCTAAATAAAGGCAAACCATACACAGGCTGGTCTGTATATAGATGAGAAACAATTCGAATATTTGAGAATTTGGAAAGAATCAAACAACTGTGATAGTCCTTGCGTATTTGTACAGCTAGTGGTATGATCCTTTTCAAACAGTGTTGATACTATAAAATTATACATCAAGATTTAAAACCCATGTATACAAAGtgtagaaaaatatatatttacatgttcTTTGTTCACTCCTTGATATCTATTTACATCTGCTTATACTTCATTTGTACCGAATTATGAGCTTTCAAACGTTGACAAAAGCAATAAGATTGATACACATTTGAACGCTTTAGTAACTACTATAACATCGAATGATTTTGTCACACGATTTCAGCAAGGTTTTcagaaaagttgtttttatcCCAAGCGATTATATACACATACACCACAACCTCTTTAATCACAAAACAGCGCTAGCTCGATTGTGTTCGCCACGTCCATATCGGTCCCAAGAATGCCGTCGACAAAGTTAGCTGTCATAAACCTATCGAATGACGAGTATGGCAGGGCCCTTACTAGTAAGAGACACTTTGGCTTCATGTCTCCATTGGTACTATATCCTCGATGTTTCCCTTGCACCACGGGCACACATTGCCGCGTTCCCTGACTTCGAACCCGCACACTGTACAGATAGAGTGTCCGCACGGAGACAGTAGGCAGTCCTGCTGGCGGTCCGCACAGATGAAACAGGTCTCCGGAACGGGTCGCGGTGGCGGTGGATCCTCCGGGATCTTGGACATGAAAAATATTGTTATCTATTCTGCTAAGATGCACATAAAAAGGAAAAGCATCGTGACAATATATCTGAATGACCCTTGCAAGGAGAaactcatattcaagttttcattATCCTTTGGTAGTTGAATTCTTCAACTCATGATATCTCTATTCATATCCgatcacatgtacataaacatatCTACATACTGTAAGGTTTGAAGTTCAGTGACCACGCTGTGTGGTACACGTACAGAGACCCTTGCGCACGCTATGGTATTATCtctgcaaaaacaaacaaggaaaaggtaacaaacaacCTGAAGTAAAGCATTTACCTCCTCCCAAATGTCTTCAAAGTCCGAGTCAGAATCCTCAGAGTCTTCCGCCTGCACCGACGCCACAGGCAAGGTGTCTCGTTCACTGAGGGCGCTCTCACGCACAGCCAGAACCACAACGTACACTTGGTCGGTCCGATCAACCATAGCCAGAAGGTCCTGTGAGCGAACATGGCAAATCAGATATGGCAGACTTCGCCCTTATGCCGCACTATTTTGCGAGTAgattaaaaaacaacaatatttcatTCCCTTGAGGGTATTAGAACAGTAGATATGACCATAAACATTCAAAGGTATATCAGATAAGTCTCAAACAATATCTAAATTAAAAGCATGCTCTTTGAACAGAAACTATAACTTAAAATTACTGCGTCAAGAAGACAAAGCTGTCAGCTGTTATCTTCTATGATTATAATACTTCCAAAGCCCTAGAGTTATCACATCATCTTACCTGAACAATGTCGTTAACATTGCTAGCTGCCCATGGGTTTCCCACCATAAGCACGGGAGGCCTTGGCGCAGGTATGTTTACATGACGCGAGTAACCCGCTCGCCGAGAACTGAACTGCAAACGAAACCCGCAGAATCCACAGCGAAGTTCATCAACACCGCAGGCGAACTCGTCACAGGTCGGGCAACAACCCGCAAACTGCATGTTGTTGGTGGCGACGTCCATGTCACAGTATTCAAAGTTTGTGTAAAAGCAAATATACAGAGGATTGAAAACAGGTATTCATCGTGGCGCAGGTGGAATTTCCCGACGgaaatagaaacgtaaatcccCCAGGTGTGCGCTCACGGGGCTTTTTTTAACGTGACGTAACGTTGGCCTTTGACCGGATAGGTTACTTGTTTACAGTAGGTACTGTTTTGCACTGAAAAGGACTTTACGCGGAGGGTATTTGGACTAACATAGTGAAATGATTGAATAATTCAGAAAGACTATCTACCTTCCTATGCCTGTTTTGTGCCGTGAGACACAAGAAAATAGCCAACCAATTGCTAAGCAACACATACAGCGGAGAATCATGATAGATTTGACAAAATTGTGCTTTGGGGAACCGAATCATTGAGAAAAGTTGATGAATTGGGATGAAAAGGTCAGTGACTTTTCACCGCAACGAACCAGATCAGACTGGATCGGAACAGGAAACATAAGAAGCATCCATAACAAAGTCTCAGCCTTGGGCACGTCCAGACCTGTCAATCTTATTTTGTTGTAACGTTGCATAGTACATGTGTGCATATAATTTATGGGATATTGATGACAGACGAGAATAGAGCCAGATGGCATATGTACAGAACGTGATCTATATATCACTGGTATCTTGTCCTGGTAGGCTGAATGTTGTTGTAGATAAACAGCATGCCCTCGATGGACTGATAGAAAGCAAAGTATACTTTACTCAAAAGGCCCTGGCTTCAAGCCAGATTTTGTTACAGACATTTCATGCACTGTTTTGTGTACTCAGATTGTAAGAAAAATCGTATATTGTGGCTTAGGCTATAGGTTTACGCTTTCCTGTTGCTTTTCTAGTTGTCTGCTAGTCTACTAGTactgcatgtaacgttactgcatACGTGATGGCAAATCAGCATTCCACAGTGGATTGATGTTATCAGTAAACACGCAGTGGTATTCAAGGGAAGGTGGCCCTACTCTGCGATGAGGCATTGAGCTTCAACAAACCAATACAGTACTAGCGTTACATACGATCCGTATCGCCAGCAGTGGAAATACCATATCGTCAGGGAGTTCCCCAAATGTTAACAAAGCGCTGTTGTACTCAGCTGGTTGTACTTGTGGGCATGCTTACTCGTGCTCTCAGAGGCCATACGATCAAGTACTGTTTCTCGTCTTATCTcattacaatttttcatctgtcTTTTTGCAGCGTCAATGTGAGGCATGCAACACCCTTCTTTGTTCCTCTCCATTGTCTGTCTGCTCTTTGCCCTTGCTGCTCGACCCGTCGCACTTCGAAGACTCGCCAGGTCAGTGCTACGACATCGTGGCCCTTTGATCTGCAGAGAGGGCACGTACGCCAGCGAACCGACGAGGTCGTGCGAGCCGTGTGGAGAGCTTTGTCAGCCTCAGAGGGGGACACAGAGAGAGTGTGAGTTGCGCTGCAAAGGTGAGAGGCAAAAAAACAAAGTattcagtactagtactagtgtaaTTATGCTCTTTTTCAAAGGCTTCGAAGACAGGTGTGTTGTTACGTATGCTGTAGATGAACCTCTCTTCTTTCCCGACTTAAGTTTATTTCATGTGAAATTTATTGAATGAATCACGTGATTCACCATTGACATTATCCGCACTTAAACTGTGGACATGCACATAGCGGGTAAAACTGGCCGAGGACAAATATTAAGTTTAACATCGGGAAATTCCAACGAAGTCACTGAAAGGGGGTTCCCCTCTTGTTATGCCAGTGTGGCTCACAGCAGTTGCACCATACATACTGACTTAATGTGTGTAGAAAACATACCGGCAGCGACGACACCCGATAAAAGGTGTTCAACCTTAAATGATCTATAGTTATTTACACTGTCTGTCTTTGACACCTAGGCTTCAGCATTCCGACGGTGATCGCGCCCCTGCATGAGAAGGAGACCGCAACACAAGAAACAGCAGCTCTAAGGCCAACTTCAGTCGTGGCACCCATCCAAAAGATGGGTTCTGAAGATGTGCAGGCGAAGACAGGTCTGTAGGATCACAGTCCATATCAGTCGACGATATGAATGCAAGCAAAACGTCTTAAAAGCTCGTGAAAATTGACCAGTATTCTCTACATTTATTTGTTGACATAATTTGACCTGTTGCTGATTGTGTAGCCTAAATATTTTCTCTAACTTAAATCTACAAATGTAGGACTCACCATCTGGCAGATTGCTGAAGTACTAGCCATCCCCTTTGGATGTATAATGGCTGGCCTGGCGGTCCTTGGCTACTGCCACTTCCAATTACGGAGACAGGTAAACGGTACCTTTGCATCAATCCCTTATTATTTCCATGGATATCTTGTGCTCAAAGCAGTAATTTATCACCATTTCCCAGTCTAATTTGGCGGTGTCGATTAATCTCTGGGTGTTTTGATGAGCACATCGCATACTTTTCTCATAGTTATAGCCTGTTCATGATCACCTATTTTCCCTGTTGGTTTAGGTCCAAAAGCAGAGCAGCTACTCACCAGGACCGGCATCGCTCTCTCAACAACAACCTCCAAGTGTCCATGTAGCCGTCTCAACTCCACAAGGCTTTGCCACCCCACCTTCGGTGGTTAGCGTTGGTCAGCAACCGCGGGCAGCGCCCGAACAGCCACCATTGCAGCTGCCACAAGAGAGTCCGTCACTGCCCATCATGGTCACTGCCGGTATGTCGCATTTATCCAGCGAAAGAACGTGACCTTTTGCAGAGCTTTATTTCAGTTAGCCTGGACTAGCTTTTGAATTTTGCGTACATTGACAATGTATTTCTGACCATTTCTGTCAGTTGCGCGGTAAGAGGTGTAATGGTAAAGGGTCTGCTTCATTGTCGATACAGCTAGCCTACTGTGTTTCAAAGATCTTTTGGTGACCGCCTTTGCATTGACTGTTCTTTCTCTGTTATGATAGGTGAACGGACTGCTCCCTCTAACACCGTGCACATCTACGCTACTGACACAAAGCCGCATGTGCACAATGTACAGAACGACCTTGTTGAGGAAGACCACGTGGCAGGCAGACAGAGGACACGTCAGGAGACCGAGATCTAAGACTGCAATGACGGGATCTCCCAACAACTGTCTCTCGTACCATCCTCATTTCCTAGATTTTGATTTCTACTAATTTAAATCTTCCTAATGTCATATTGTTGTAAGAGAATGTCAGCGATGTCAGATCTCGGTAAAGACTTTTGATCGATAGAGGTTTATTTGCCACCATCGTGAAGTCTGCATCTCATTATGATTGTGTGTAACATTTCTTGTGTAAAACGTTAACATATTTGTCACTATACCCAACATGAAGATGTGTTTCTGTATGATAAACTACTGCACTGACAAAGTAATGTCTGTTCACCGATGTCAGGCGGATCTGTAAACCGTGATCCTGGTCACTTAACGTTCGTCTAACGTATGACGTGGTACCTTGGTTGACGTGTGTAGTAGTGAGAGGGAAACACTTTTATGATTGTTGGTGTAACCTTTGTGACGTAGTCTTGTACCTCGTAAACATAAGAAAGATCAGCTTGACATGTG
The nucleotide sequence above comes from Branchiostoma lanceolatum isolate klBraLanc5 chromosome 14, klBraLanc5.hap2, whole genome shotgun sequence. Encoded proteins:
- the LOC136448966 gene encoding uncharacterized protein: MQHPSLFLSIVCLLFALAARPVALRRLARSVLRHRGPLICREGTYASEPTRSCEPCGELCQPQRGTQRECELRCKGFSIPTVIAPLHEKETATQETAALRPTSVVAPIQKMGSEDVQAKTGLTIWQIAEVLAIPFGCIMAGLAVLGYCHFQLRRQVQKQSSYSPGPASLSQQQPPSVHVAVSTPQGFATPPSVVSVGQQPRAAPEQPPLQLPQESPSLPIMVTAGERTAPSNTVHIYATDTKPHVHNVQNDLVEEDHVAGRQRTRQETEI
- the LOC136448968 gene encoding uncharacterized protein, whose translation is MDVATNNMQFAGCCPTCDEFACGVDELRCGFCGFRLQFSSRRAGYSRHVNIPAPRPPVLMVGNPWAASNVNDIVQDLLAMVDRTDQVYVVVLAVRESALSERDTLPVASVQAEDSEDSDSDFEDIWEEIPEDPPPPRPVPETCFICADRQQDCLLSPCGHSICTVCGFEVRERGNVCPWCKGNIEDIVPMET